Proteins encoded within one genomic window of bacterium:
- a CDS encoding DUF5683 domain-containing protein produces the protein MTRRPRCDIIAATMLRAIIILGALATAAAAVDINVAEDEAKKAEAATLAPLEGEGYYDSTALAELALARKKRSPTGALWRSFAVPGWGQIYNGKYWKAGGIIAAQAGTLYMAVDNYVIARRYLREAREATDEKIKRDKLAKHENYIVETEFWGWLFVAALTYSMMDAYVDAHLADWDVSDLPADKEAQSRIKVEPTATGLTVAIGLL, from the coding sequence TTGACGCGCCGGCCTCGTTGCGATATTATCGCCGCGACGATGCTACGCGCCATTATCATATTGGGTGCGCTGGCGACGGCCGCCGCCGCGGTAGACATCAACGTCGCCGAAGACGAAGCCAAGAAAGCGGAGGCCGCGACGTTGGCGCCGCTGGAGGGAGAGGGTTACTACGATTCGACGGCCTTGGCCGAGCTCGCGCTGGCCCGTAAAAAGCGTTCGCCGACGGGAGCGCTCTGGCGGTCGTTCGCGGTTCCCGGGTGGGGCCAGATTTACAACGGCAAGTACTGGAAGGCGGGCGGGATAATAGCCGCCCAGGCGGGAACGCTTTATATGGCGGTGGATAACTACGTCATCGCCAGGAGGTATTTACGCGAAGCCCGCGAGGCAACCGACGAAAAAATCAAACGCGATAAACTCGCCAAGCATGAAAACTACATCGTCGAGACCGAATTCTGGGGGTGGCTCTTCGTCGCGGCCCTCACCTATTCGATGATGGACGCGTACGTGGACGCGCACCTCGCGGACTGGGACGTCTCGGACCTGCCGGCCGACAAAGAAGCCCAGTCGCGTATCAAAGTCGAACCTACCGCCACCGGGCTCACGGTCGCCATAGGCCTGCTTTGA
- a CDS encoding FprA family A-type flavoprotein, which produces MDPVLVKNDIYWLGVHDPHLDAFEVVLPTPWGTTYNSYLIMAAKPTLVEAVKVTFRDEYVEKLKSLIDPLKIEYLILNHTEADHSGAVPWLAEVAPNARVVTSKAASRQTHQLFHLEREPLAVGDGDSLELGDRELTFISAPFLHWPDTMFTYSPRDRVLFTCDAFGVHFCDERAVFDDEAGDFAGPYRYYFDNIMRPFRDKVRQAVDKIATLDVDVICTGHGPVLRTDPRKYVELYRTWSEEPDEGRVKPLVAVFYSGDYGNVAQMADQIARGLAAAGAEPVLRDVTSIKSGEVSALLGEAAGLLIGVPAVADDALEPVERVLAEAANVVGGKPAAAFGPFGTTGEAVQRVEGRLKEAGAKLARPALAVDFAPDEEVFQRCRAFGLDFGAALEPA; this is translated from the coding sequence ATGGACCCGGTATTAGTTAAAAATGATATCTATTGGCTCGGCGTACACGACCCCCACCTCGACGCGTTCGAGGTCGTGCTGCCGACGCCGTGGGGGACGACGTACAACTCATATTTAATTATGGCGGCCAAGCCCACCCTGGTGGAGGCCGTCAAGGTTACGTTTCGCGACGAGTACGTCGAGAAGTTGAAGTCTTTAATCGACCCCCTCAAGATAGAATACCTCATATTGAATCACACCGAGGCGGACCATTCCGGCGCGGTCCCCTGGCTCGCGGAAGTGGCGCCCAACGCCCGGGTCGTGACGTCGAAGGCCGCGAGCCGCCAAACACACCAGCTCTTCCACCTCGAGCGAGAACCGCTGGCCGTGGGCGACGGCGACAGCCTCGAGCTGGGCGACCGCGAGTTGACGTTTATCAGCGCGCCGTTCCTTCACTGGCCCGACACGATGTTCACCTATTCGCCGCGGGACCGCGTACTGTTTACCTGCGACGCCTTCGGCGTACATTTCTGCGACGAGCGGGCGGTGTTCGACGACGAGGCCGGCGACTTCGCCGGGCCTTACCGGTACTACTTCGACAATATAATGCGGCCGTTCCGCGATAAGGTGCGCCAGGCGGTGGATAAAATCGCCACCCTTGACGTGGACGTAATTTGTACCGGCCACGGGCCGGTTTTACGGACGGACCCGCGTAAATACGTAGAGCTTTACCGGACGTGGAGCGAGGAACCCGACGAAGGGCGCGTCAAACCGCTCGTCGCCGTATTCTACTCCGGCGATTACGGCAACGTCGCTCAGATGGCCGACCAGATCGCGCGAGGTTTGGCCGCCGCCGGCGCGGAGCCGGTGTTGCGGGACGTGACGTCGATAAAAAGCGGAGAAGTTTCGGCGTTGCTCGGCGAGGCCGCCGGCCTTCTTATCGGCGTACCGGCGGTCGCGGACGACGCGCTCGAGCCGGTGGAAAGGGTTTTAGCGGAGGCGGCGAACGTGGTCGGCGGGAAACCGGCGGCGGCGTTCGGGCCGTTCGGCACGACGGGGGAGGCCGTTCAGCGGGTGGAAGGCCGCTTAAAGGAAGCGGGGGCGAAGCTGGCCCGGCCCGCGTTAGCGGTGGATTTCGCTCCCGACGAGGAGGTATTCCAACGGTGCCGCGCGTTCGGCCTGGACTTCGGCGCGGCGCTGGAACCGGCTTAG
- a CDS encoding mechanosensitive ion channel family protein has translation MVETILNYVLWENRVADYLKVLGAVVGGVIVLRILKYVVVRRVAAWANKTKAPIDDKLVNSIAKALLPLLYLGTVYVALGCLTIQPDAARAIEIVAKILLTFLGARFIIAVLVNTIKYYWLAKEENEARERTVRVLMPIIKIAVWIVAVIFMFDNLGFKVTTVVAGLGIGGVAVALAGQAILKDLFGYFSILFDRPFEIGDFITVGDKSGTVEKVGVKTTRLTSLSGEQLIFSNADLTDSRVQNYKRMERRRVAFKIGVTYQTPPKKLKEIPGIVEKIIAEVEDADFDRAHFHSFGDFNLIFEIVYFVCGNDYKKYMDVQQQINVAMFDEFAKRKIDFAYPTQTIFLPKP, from the coding sequence ATGGTAGAAACGATTTTGAACTACGTGTTGTGGGAAAACCGCGTTGCGGATTACCTGAAAGTCTTGGGCGCGGTCGTGGGGGGCGTTATCGTCCTCCGAATCCTCAAGTACGTCGTCGTCAGGCGCGTCGCGGCGTGGGCGAATAAAACGAAGGCGCCTATCGACGACAAGCTCGTTAATAGTATCGCGAAAGCGCTTTTGCCGTTGCTCTACCTGGGTACGGTATATGTGGCGCTGGGGTGTTTGACCATTCAACCCGACGCGGCTCGCGCAATCGAAATCGTCGCGAAGATTTTACTGACCTTTTTGGGGGCCCGTTTTATTATCGCGGTACTGGTGAACACCATTAAGTATTATTGGTTGGCCAAGGAGGAGAACGAGGCGAGGGAACGGACCGTAAGGGTGCTGATGCCCATTATAAAGATCGCCGTATGGATAGTGGCCGTAATCTTCATGTTCGACAACCTGGGCTTCAAGGTGACGACGGTCGTCGCGGGCCTGGGCATCGGCGGCGTTGCGGTGGCGCTCGCGGGCCAGGCGATATTGAAAGACCTCTTCGGCTACTTCTCGATATTGTTCGACCGGCCTTTCGAAATCGGCGACTTCATAACCGTCGGCGATAAATCGGGGACCGTCGAAAAAGTGGGCGTCAAGACCACCCGGCTGACGAGCTTGAGCGGCGAGCAGCTCATTTTCTCCAACGCCGACCTCACGGACTCGCGGGTCCAAAATTACAAGCGGATGGAACGGCGCCGGGTGGCGTTCAAAATAGGCGTGACGTACCAGACGCCGCCGAAGAAGTTGAAAGAGATCCCCGGCATAGTAGAGAAAATTATCGCCGAGGTCGAAGACGCCGATTTCGACCGCGCGCACTTCCACTCCTTCGGCGATTTCAATTTAATTTTCGAAATAGTATACTTCGTCTGCGGGAACGACTATAAAAAATATATGGACGTACAACAGCAGATAAACGTCGCCATGTTCGACGAGTTCGCCAAGCGTAAAATCGACTTCGCGTACCCGACGCAGACGATATTCTTGCCTAAACCCTAA